One Conger conger chromosome 7, fConCon1.1, whole genome shotgun sequence genomic window, GGGATGGAAATTTGGCAAGACCTGGCAACCCTGGGAGCCTCTTTTTTTGGCGATGTACGAAGACCAACGCAATTGATTAAAAGCAGACAAATAGATAGCGCAATCTTGAAGGAATGTTTGGACCATGGTCACTAGAGTGGGCAGGGCTTAGGAAGGGTCAATTAccataaatgtaatttttgcCACCACTTTATTTGCAAAGATACAGCTGATGCACCTGCAAATAAGAATGTGGAGGACAACAGGAAATGCGACCAAACTCCGGTAGACTTTATCTGTTTATTTTGGGTCATATCTTCTCATTGTAACGAGTAATGGAATTATAGCTGAATgacagacaagtatttgaagATTCCAACTCTATGCTTATGtaatttttgaccaaaatcgaatcagatttttttagtattctgtaaaactgagaaCTGTGCGATGTTACCCCCTTTGCCACGCTGcgtcacaaaacatttttcacagttaTTTTAAGTGAAAGTGGATAATATTTTGCTTAAAAGAAACAAGTTGCAGAACATgcagtgcttgggccctaaataataaataatgaactcACTAATTAAAAATCCCAAACGAAGATCTAAAAATCAACCGTATCATTGCATCATGTTGCATTCATTTCACATGAGCATTTCATCTGTATCATGTTCCCTTGGTGCAATGTtctgtgtcaacagtccaggatATAAGGAAAGCACACACTTTGACTCATCACAGTCTTTTTCAACCAATCTATCATCAAGTTCAAGGACATATATCTGCTAAAGAGAAATATTGAAAGACATTGGTTTACTAACAGATCGAACTAGACATtggtttaatgtttatttggtttaaatTCACCTTGATTTTTTGAAAAATCCAATGTGACAACTTACTCCACATAATGTGTTATGGGACAAATTGTCACACGTGCTCACCGTCTACTGAACTCTCAATTGTAAGGATACATCTTCTGATATTACACAAGGGAATATCAGTGATGTAACCTGGGGTCATCGGGTGATTTGAGTCAACTTCCTCCTTCTTACAGACAAGGGTATCCATTGTGTTTCTGCTTGGTGAACCCTAACGGATTATCAATGAAAGCCACTCACTTGCTGGCCCTTTCCCTCTGCTACCTCATGCGTTTTTAGCCTCTACACTGGGTTGGGAGCCTCTGCTTGAACATGAGACGGAGCTCTAGCAGAGGTGCTCGTAGTTCTGTACTTGCCACCTTATGCTGTGTCTTCAGCACTTTCAGCTCCTTCCTGACATTGTGAATCTTTGCTGCCCTCTGGTTCTTCGTATAGGACAGGAGTTCCCCCGGGCTCAATCCTTGGCCCCCATCTTTTGTCCCTTTACACTAGATCTCTTGGCCCTGTTATTACCACTCATAGCTCTTcataccactgctatgctgatgacacccaacgctttttctcattctcacctactgacacacaggtttcagcctgcatctcagcttgcctgagggacatccagagctggatggacaaccaccatctaaagcttaCACCAGGTAGGACTGAAATGATCATcattcctgctctaacctctccccttctggatttctcaatttcccttggggatacctCATTGACGCCATGGTCCTGTTCAAGGAACCTCAGCGTGGAGATGGACTGTCCCTCTCaaagaacattgtggcggtgaacCACTCATGCAGATTCCTCCTATACAACATCAgaagaatccgcccctttctcaccccctactcgacccagctcctggtccaagcgatggttttgacccgcctggactactgcaacactctcctggctggccttccagcatctaccatcagacccctcaaactcatccagaatgcagcagctcatctgatcttcaaccttcccagacACTCCCACAtcaccccctgcttacttccctccactggctgcctgtcatggcctGCAtctaattcaaaacattggtgctagctttccaagcagttaaggggtcagccccagcttacctcaaaaagatcatcagaccctacacaccagccagacctctttgttcagccaccACAGGAcgcctggtgcctccccctctccacacttccacctcccgctcacgactactgaCTGTTCTGgttccacggtggtggaactaACTCCCTGTGGAggaggaggtcagaggaggtcagaacagcagaatctttgaccaccttcaagcacagactgaagactgtTAActgttagcacttgaaatttTACATccctagggtctttcagtgcacttggttatgggtatgcactttgcactttgttgtatgtcactctggataagagtgtcggCCAAATTCCAAGAATGTAATGAAATTTAATAATGAGGGACATCCACCTATACTCTAAACTCTCACCATCCCAAGCATTAAACCTGACCATATAATGTATACATACCTACAATTCCATTCCATTATCCTAATCCAATCtattaaacattttacaaatttCACTAAACCATGCTATCCATCCATTAAACTTACAAATATTCAAAACTTCCCAAACTATTCAAACTTTTGGAGGGGAGGGCTCATCTTAAAGCAAGCAAATCAAAATCATTACAGCTAATCCTAACCTAGTTTTTGCAAAACAGTCTTATCAGCTATATCCATCCCTCATCTCCTGCCCTCGCCTTCCCAGCCCTAACCAGCTGtagagcagaacctgactcccGGCCCCAAGTCCAGGACAGGCTGATCCTGGTACTGCAGGCATCCCCAGAGCACCAATCAGGCCCATCCGGAGACAGGGGAGAATTCTGTGGTCAGTGGCTGAATGGCAAAAAACTCAATATGATGAACAATGGTGGACTAGCCATTTTGTTCCTTATGAGGAGGGAAGCACCTGCTCCCAACTTTGTGACTCTAGAGTGCATGGGGACTCATGCATGGGGGCTAGATGTATTGTTAGGTGCCCAACAGCACCAGCCAGTTGTTCAATCTGCACtgaaatgtaaacagaacaaGAGTTCAAAGACCCAAACAAGCCAACTTAGTTTGGTGATTAGGACAAAGTAGTTCACATTTATTTGAGATGAAaggggaaaatatttttctcaaaaGAAACCTCATAAAACAAGCAGGTTGCAGAACATGCAGTGCTTGGGCtctaaataatgaataaattacttaataaataaaaatcccaaACTAAGATCACAAAATCTACCATTATCATTGCATCATGTTGCATTAATTTCACgtgagcattttatttgtgtCCTGTTCCCTTGGTACAATGCTCTGTGTCAAGTCCAGGATATAAGAAGGAAAGCAAACACTTGGACTCACCACAGTCTTTTCCAATTTATCTATCATCAAGTTCAAGGACAAACATCTACTGAAGAGAAATTCTGAAAGACATTGGTTTACTAACAATAGAAAAATAGTTATATATGAAAGACGGAGACATTGACAACATATGTGCAAGCTTGCCTATAGTCATTAGTAAGTATAATGCATGCCCTCATTTTATTCCTTCATTTATTCAAACAGCTACAATTCTCTGCTTAGTTTGATGTGTATAGGTATTACTATAattgaaaattaaattttaaaaatgactgtactgtgtttttaaaattttaaatataCTGCGATCAAAACATCATGACCGGACCTATCAGACCTTTCCCATATTGATttctaaaagaaaaatatttcagtggacataaaatgtattgatagTACTCATCATTAAGCTCCCTTTGATTTAATATTTCTACAACTGTCAGGTTTCTTTTGCAATGAAACTATCAGCTGTTTCTTTAGAAACTGAAAGGTACAGTGATACAAAAGTAATACAAACAGATGAAATGAGTGTGTTCTGCAGAGCCATGCAGAGATTCATGAAATGGTTTTCAGTCACAGATTAATGGGCTGAGGGAATCCTTGGATTATTAATACAACAACATACAACAATTATATGTAATTTGTACTATTTAGCTGGTGATTTTatgcaaagcaacttacagttcattagacaaagcaggggacaatccccccatgGAGGAAAACAgagttaatggccttgctcaagggcccaacagctgtgcagatctatCATGGCTTCACTGGGGCTTGGACCATCAATTATCCTgatcatgtaccatagccactaggctataggctttGGTTaatctatttgttttattttcaggttCTAAAAAACTGTTCAGAAGGTGAGAAACTGTGAACAGCAAATAAACCTGTGATGAGCCCCCTGAATTCAATTGTCTTTCACAATACCAGTATTGTGCATCCTGACTTCTTTTTCATAAGTGGTTTTGCCGGTATTCCCCACATAGAATACTACTATATCTTCACATGCTTTGTTTATGCTCAGACTCTACTGGGGAACGcttttgtcatgttcatgatttACACTgaccactgtcttcacagtccaaaatacattgcagtttttaatttggctcTGTGCGATTTGTGTGGAAGCACTGCATTCATTCCTCCGATGATTGACACCTTCctgtttaaatcacatttaatctcCTTCAAGGCCTGCATGGCTaatatgtattttgcattttcttttatcTCTCTACAATCTTTCACTCTGGCTGTTTTGTCCTATGATAGATGTGTTGCTATCTGCTTTCCACTGAGATACAATGAGATTGTGACTAGTAAATCAATATTGGTGATAACAGTCACATTATGGATTTTGGCAGGAACAGCCATCTTCATAGGTGTGAGTTCTATCAACAGACTGTCGTTCTGCAAATCCACTGTGATAAACAGTTATTTCTGTGATTACGGACCCACAGCCCGTTTGGCGTGCAATGACAACACTGCAACTACAGTCATTAATTGGACACATCCTATTATGATTCTCTGGTGTCCAGTACTTTTTATCGTGGGCACATACATTTGTATAGCCAGAGCGTTATTAAAAATCGCAGCAGCCTCAGAGCGCCTGAAAGCCATGCAAACCTGCACCTCTCATTTGATcttggtgagtgtgttttacctTCCTATCTGTATCACTGAAGCAATGGGCTCCGCCATGCACCAGAACACCAGGATTTTTAACTTGTCTCTGACGACTGTCTTGCCACCTTTACTGAATCCAATCATTTACACACTGAAGACAGAAGAATTCAGACAAGCCATTAAAAAGCTGTACAGAAGAAACAAGATACAAATAATTGcaaggaatgaatgaatacatgttATGAATACAAATAACTGCCAGACAAGTTTCAGTACATAACAATTTTTAACCCCCAAACTTAATCGTGAATTGTAAGAGAAATGTGCAAATGTACCCTGACCTGTTTATTATGTATTCATTAGACATActggtcttttgctgctgtagcctatccagtccattcgatgtgttgtgtgttcagagatgctgttttgcATATCACAGTTTTTTGAGTACCATCTTCCTGTCATCCCTAATTGTTTGGGGTGCCAATAAAATGAACCTATGGCTTTTAGAAAAAAATTGGATTcctcaataaaaatgtaaaaaaatttaacATGAGAATAAATCTATTGAAATGCAATAATATAGTTTTTCTACAGTATATGCTTGAACATAGTTTGTTCTAGAGATTAGTGACAGGGAATGTGGGATTGACAAAGCTGTAGACAGCATAGTCTGTGTTCGTGAAAAGGAATCTTGCATGATGTGTTGCCTGCCTGGTGCCTAGACAGGAGATCTCAGGAGCAAGCAGACAAGCTCCTGGTCAGATCAGGGAGGGATCCAGTGGTCTTGGACCGAGTAATGTAGACTGGGGGGCAAGTTCTGGATTGCAGGACTGTGACTGAGAAGTGGGGCAGGGTCAAAATTATACTTGATGTCCAGTGTAAATTCATGCTAAAGGTGTGGAAAAGTctccacagtggatgaataaAGCTATACCTAAGTGTTTGCGAAACTGAATAAGATAATAAAAAGGACAGTACTGAGACTAATAATGCTGAAAATTGTAATACTAAAAAGGGTTCAAAAAGAACTCAAGTTAACTAAAAGTCTATTTTAAAGGCAAATTGCACAAGTTGCTGAATGTTATCCAAAGCATTTCTTTCAATACTATAGTAGGAAAAGGAAACTAAAAAGTGAAGGTTGAGTGCATTAAGATtaacaaaggagaactgctgtataataataaacatattgctgatgccttaaatggctactttgtagagagttttaccagggaggaggttactaaTAGGCTGGAAGTCATATTTGAATGTCAGTCGATATTGAGATTGGGGATAGAGAAGTACTAGATAAATTATATGAAGTAAAGaaaaataaggcagcaggccccaATGCcatattcccaagggtactcaaagagttaagtgaaataagttttaaaccactggcaagtatttaGTATTAAGTttttagaaactggagaaataccggATGACTGAGAACAATTTAAGATAtggcttattaaaatatgtgtgtctgacagaaaCGGTTTTGTAAGATCAACCTTCAAAGATTGTCACAGTTTCTCACCTACAAGTGACCTAGGTGTAAAAACTGGCCCCTCAGCCACTGGTTTGGAGGGTCTGGAAAGTTTGGGGGCAGAACATAGGTCTGGGGGAGTCAACGAGTTACATAATGTGGGCATGAGCCGAGAGGCATAATACTTGAAAGGCAGAAtttgtaaataataattttaagctttatttatatagtacctttatatagcacatttaatGCATAAAATATCGCTGAAAGTGCTTTAAATTCAGCACAAAATTCTGGTTTCTGCGCACATAACAAGTTATAACAAAGATTACATtctcatttttttaatattgcatttttgttATATACAAATGAAAGGACAGAAGCGGAATTTGCGGGGGTGCTGTGGGTTATTGGTCTAAGCATACACATTTCTAAATATTGCATTGTCAGCTTGTTATCCATGAATGACTGTACAGCAGCTAATCATAGTTTGATTTAGTGTTGCCAGCAGTTCTCTAAAATGTGAAATCATCccattattttaaagtaaaagaCGCATTCTACCTAGCTAGCCTATTAATTCACATTGACACCATTGATTCTGTAGCTTATCTTTGAAAATTATTAGCTAGGTTTTAGTCCCTGTTTTCAGTAGACAATGAGTGTTACTGTGTTGCGTATTGGCATCTCTATATGAAACGTGATCACATTTTAACGTCTCCCAAGTTTTTTGACTAGGCGAAGGAGGAGTCTCCAGTGTTGCCATGTCTATGGTTTTCACGCCAAATTTGGATAATTCGAAAGTCCAGTCACGGTTGAAAAATTCACAGCCTGAAAATGGgagtgaaaatgaagaaaacttCATCTAAGAGtatttgaagaaaaatatttttcatttgtttaaacaCCTAAATGGAACATTATATTTTGAGATTTTGGGATGGAAATTTGGCAAGACCTGGCAACCCTGGGAGCCTCTCTTTTTGGCGATGTACAATGACCAACGCAATTGTTTAAAAGCAGGCAAATAGATAGCGCCATCTTGAAGGAATGTTTGGACCATGGTCACTAGAGTGGGCGGGGCTTAGGAACGGTCAATTAACATAAACGTAATTTTCGCCACCACTTCATTTGCAAAGTTACAGCTGATGCACCCGCGaagaagaatgtggaggacAACAGGAAATGCGACTAGACTCCAGGCTGAATGatagacaagtatttgaagATTCCAACTCTATGCTTATCtaatttttgaccaaaatcgaatcagatttttttagtattctgtaaaactgtgcGATTTTTTTGTGACTCTAGGGCAAACAGTGCATGGGGGCTAGGCCCAATTGTCAGGTGCCCAACAGCACCAGCAGTTCTTCAATCTGCATAGTTCACAGTTATTTTAAGTGAAAGTGGATAATATTTTACTTAAAAGAAACAAGAGGGTTGCAGAACATGCAGTGCTTGGGCCCTACATAGGAAATAAATtacttaaataaaatacaaatccgAAACTAAGATCTCAAAATCAACCGTTATCATTGCATCATGTTGCATTCATTTCACATGAGCATTTCATCTGTGTCCTGTTCCCTTGGTGCAATGTtctgtgtcaacagtccaggatATAAGAAGGAAAGCACACACTTTGACTCATCACAGTCTTTTTCAACCAATCTATCATCAAGTTCAAGGACATACATCTGCTAAAGAGAAATATTGAAAGACATTGGTTTACAAACAGATCGAACTAGAAAAATAGTTATATATGAGAGACTGATACATTGACAACATATGAGCAACCTTGCCTATAGTTATTGGTAAGTATTATGCATGCCTTCATTTTattccttcatttatttatttcaaacagCTGCAATTTTCTGCTTAGCTTGAATTATATAggtgttatttttattgaaaatttaatttgaaaaatgacTGTACTGTTACTTAAAGAAGTAAAATATATTGTGATCAAAACATTGTGACCTGACCTGTCAAACCTTTCCCTTATTGATTTCTGAGATACAAATATTTCAGTGTATATAACATGTAGTTATAGTGTTCTTCCTTAAGCTCCCTTTGATTTTGAAAACTGCCAGGTTTCTTTTGCAATTAAACTATCAGctgtttcttttcaaaatgaaaagtacAGTGAAACAAAAGTTATACAAACAGATGAAATGAGTGTGTAACATGACTGTTCTGCAGGGCCATGCAGAGATTcatgaaatatttttcagtcaCAGAGTAATGGGCTAAGagaccttccaggtccctgtcatgtaccttaaccactcggctacaggctgcccctattaAAGAATAACTTTCTGTTGCTCAATATTTAATAAACTACCCATTGTTAACTTTGGGTTTGAGGAATTCATTTATGTTATGGTTAacctatttgttttattttcaggttCTAAATGACTGGTTTTTCAGAAGGTGAGAAACAGTGAAGAGCAAATAAACCTGCAATGAGCCCCCTGAATTCAATTTTCCTTCAAAATGCCAGTATTGTGCGTCCTGACTTCTTTTTCATAAGTGGTTTTGCTGGTATTCCCCACATAGAATACTACTATATCTTCACATGCTTTGTTTATGTACTGACTCTACTGGGGAACGcttttgtcatgttcatgatttACACTgaccactgtcttcacagtccaaaatacattgcagtttttaatttggctcTGTGCGATTTGTGTGGTAGCACTGCATTCATTCCTCCATTGATTGACACCTTCCTatttaattcaaatttaatCTCCTTCGaggcctgcttggctgatatgttttttgtttttttgtttatcgcTCTACAATCTTGCACTCTCGCTCTTTTATCCTATGATAGATGTGTTGCTATCTGCTTTCCACTGAGATACAATGAGATTGTGACTAGTAAATCAATATTGGTGATAACAGCCACATTATGGATTTTTGCTGCAATAGCCATTTTCATAGGTGTGATTTTTATCACCACACTGTCCTTCTGCAAATCCACTGTGATAAACAGTTATTTCTGTGATTACGGGCCCACAGCCCTTTTGGCGTGCAATGACAACACACCAATTATGGTGATTAATTGGACACATCCAATTATTATTCTCTGGTGTCCCGTACTTTTTATCACAGGTACGTATATTTGTATAGGCAGAGCATTATTAAAAATTGCAGCAGCCTCAGAGCGCCTCAAAGCCATGCAAACCTGCACCTCTCATTTGATCttggtgtgtgtattttatCTTCCTATGTGTATCAGCAAAGCAATGGGCCCCTCTATGCACCAGAACACCAGGATCATTAACTATTCTCTGTCTACCTTCTTGCCCCCTGTGCTCAATCCAATCATTTACACACTGAAGACAGAAGAATTCAGACAAGCCATTAAAAAGCTGTACAGAAGAGAAAAGATGCACatcactgtaaaaatgaatgaataaatgttttaatcacAAATACCTGCCAGACAAGTTTCAGTACGGAACATTTCTTAACCCCCAAACTCAATCGTGAACTGTAAGAGAAATTTGCAAATTTACCCTAAGTGACCTGTTttttaggtattcattagacatACTGGTCTTCTGTTGCTTTCGCCCATTCACTTCAGGGTTTGatgtgttgcgtgttcagagatgctgttttgcataccactgttgtgactTGGTTGTAACttggtttttgttgtaaattCAGTTAAGTTACtataccttcctgtcagccctaattgtttgattttatttacaataattgtttggggtgccaataatagGAACACCTATGgtctttagaaaaaaaaaagattactcaattaaaaagaaaaaatttaaACATAAGAATAAAGTTCATGTACTTTGTCAGGAGAATCGATGACTATTCCCTCCATTGATACAAGAATTATAGTCCCGACCATGATTGTTGAATGTATTTTACCTTgcaaatttaaaatgttatcCAATATACTTTTGAAAAAAACTTAATTGGGTTATCTTAATTGGGTCCATAGATGTTATTTGGTCTATGAgagataagaaataaaaaaaaaatcatttcataTAAATTATGATATTTGGATGTTTTTTCTATATTAAAAATTAATGCTTTTCATCCAATTTCTATTGTCGAAAAAATCtgtgtacatttaaaaagcaaattgctaCGGCTAAATTGTTAGCAACTCGTcgcacaataacaacatcacgCACGGTGCTGTGCCAGGCTGTATTTTTGGTTACCATTCACGCGCGTTGCCGATGAATATTATTCGCTCGtttttttggggattttttaATACGGTTGTATATATCGCTGTAAGTGTCTTTATTCTTGTCATCGTTGGTGTTCTCCTGAGTAATTTCCTTAAGTTAGTTGAGTCGTTGCTTTAAATATCTTTGCTGGCTAAAACAAGATAGCACTGACCAGCCTGGGAACCCTTTCTCACGGAACCGCA contains:
- the LOC133133396 gene encoding olfactory receptor 6F1-like; protein product: MSPLNSIVFHNTSIVHPDFFFISGFAGIPHIEYYYIFTCFVYAQTLLGNAFVMFMIYTDHCLHSPKYIAVFNLALCDLCGSTAFIPPMIDTFLFKSHLISFKACMANMYFAFSFISLQSFTLAVLSYDRCVAICFPLRYNEIVTSKSILVITVTLWILAGTAIFIGVSSINRLSFCKSTVINSYFCDYGPTARLACNDNTATTVINWTHPIMILWCPVLFIVGTYICIARALLKIAAASERLKAMQTCTSHLILVSVFYLPICITEAMGSAMHQNTRIFNLSLTTVLPPLLNPIIYTLKTEEFRQAIKKLYRRNKIQIIARNE
- the LOC133133397 gene encoding olfactory receptor 6F1-like, which translates into the protein MSPLNSIFLQNASIVRPDFFFISGFAGIPHIEYYYIFTCFVYVLTLLGNAFVMFMIYTDHCLHSPKYIAVFNLALCDLCGSTAFIPPLIDTFLFNSNLISFEACLADMFFVFLFIALQSCTLALLSYDRCVAICFPLRYNEIVTSKSILVITATLWIFAAIAIFIGVIFITTLSFCKSTVINSYFCDYGPTALLACNDNTPIMVINWTHPIIILWCPVLFITGTYICIGRALLKIAAASERLKAMQTCTSHLILVCVFYLPMCISKAMGPSMHQNTRIINYSLSTFLPPVLNPIIYTLKTEEFRQAIKKLYRREKMHITVKMNE